Proteins from a single region of Segatella copri:
- a CDS encoding Wzz/FepE/Etk N-terminal domain-containing protein, whose product MSENTEYSYKTADQASANLVHLVSLLKKKLLAILIFTFSVMILTGIYIFSLPRTWKSDTILLPESSANSVSGNLGSIAAIAGIKMNTGSTEDAIYPEFYPKVLGSTIFLTELLKQEITVSRLHKKVSIFEYFENCQIKPWWGKLFNLKKEIIKSNINPTHISKQQQTIVDALFGSFFCSVDKKTDMISVSVTTLDADVSAQIADLIRKRLQIYITQYRTNKSRKDVEYTRKIVAESRAQYIKAQQKYSAYCDANEDIGLMSFTQVRDRLENEMQMAYNMYQQSVQQMQLAQAKLQERTPIFVTIQPAAIPSKPSGPKRIITIALMSFLAFFCSFSFYMVKDIFNQKMGHATNEY is encoded by the coding sequence ATGAGTGAAAATACAGAATATAGTTATAAAACAGCAGATCAAGCATCCGCTAATCTCGTTCATCTGGTTTCTTTACTAAAAAAGAAACTTTTAGCGATCCTAATATTTACCTTTAGTGTGATGATACTGACTGGCATATACATTTTCAGTCTGCCAAGAACGTGGAAATCAGATACGATACTCTTGCCTGAATCATCAGCAAATTCGGTATCAGGAAATCTTGGGTCAATAGCAGCAATTGCTGGAATAAAAATGAATACAGGTTCAACAGAAGATGCTATCTACCCTGAGTTTTATCCAAAAGTATTAGGATCTACTATATTCCTTACCGAATTGCTCAAACAAGAAATAACCGTATCTCGCCTTCATAAGAAGGTAAGCATCTTTGAGTATTTTGAAAATTGTCAGATTAAACCGTGGTGGGGCAAATTGTTCAATTTAAAGAAGGAAATTATAAAGTCAAATATAAATCCTACACATATATCCAAACAGCAACAGACTATTGTTGATGCTCTATTTGGTTCGTTTTTTTGCAGTGTGGATAAGAAAACAGATATGATTTCGGTAAGCGTAACAACTCTTGATGCAGATGTTTCTGCACAAATTGCAGATTTGATCCGCAAAAGATTGCAAATATACATCACACAGTATCGTACAAACAAATCTCGTAAAGACGTAGAGTATACAAGAAAGATTGTTGCTGAGTCAAGAGCTCAATACATTAAAGCACAACAAAAGTACTCAGCTTATTGCGATGCCAATGAAGATATTGGTCTCATGTCTTTTACACAGGTTAGAGACCGATTGGAGAACGAGATGCAGATGGCATACAACATGTATCAACAATCAGTGCAACAGATGCAACTTGCTCAGGCAAAACTTCAAGAACGAACTCCAATATTCGTTACAATACAACCTGCAGCAATACCATCTAAGCCATCTGGACCAAAACGAATAATAACAATAGCTCTAATGTCGTTTTTAGCCTTTTTCTGTAGTTTTTCCTTCTATATGGTCAAAGATATATTCAATCAAAAAATGGGACATGCAACCAACGAATATTAA
- a CDS encoding oligosaccharide flippase family protein, whose protein sequence is MQPTNIKQQFLTNRQDLVDTLYLMMLQGINQLLPIFVMPYLMIKLGATGYGYVGFALSVIQYLIIIVDFGFNLSATKHIAMVKDDYAERSRVFWNVIAAKSVLLTVSAVILGTLLVTVPTFQFYSRAIIATFPMLLGSVFTFMWFFQGIGKIRLFSIINTISKVTLLPLIFIFVKSPNDYVLAAFLQAAVFLFTAIISNVYIIYKRLINWVPPIWTGIQSELHTSFPLFLSSASTSIYTQLIVVVLGFYCTTDIIGKYSSAERIMRAVCFLVYTPLNQVFFPKISSVSAKNCSEARRLFGQVRILVLMVMAIVGVAIWTSSIWLPSVLGEDYSGLDIYLKIFALTPFAIGVGGVYGQMGLIALGNEHTSHRFRDVYFIAAIASICMMLIFIPSLQAVGASIVVTTTEVAVAILMIYNYKKYMK, encoded by the coding sequence ATGCAACCAACGAATATTAAACAACAATTTTTAACAAACCGCCAAGATCTGGTTGATACCTTATATCTTATGATGTTACAAGGTATCAACCAGCTACTTCCTATTTTTGTGATGCCGTATCTCATGATAAAACTCGGTGCCACAGGTTATGGTTATGTTGGATTTGCTCTGTCTGTTATACAATACCTGATTATCATTGTTGATTTTGGATTTAATCTCAGTGCAACCAAACATATAGCAATGGTAAAAGATGACTATGCTGAACGGAGTCGTGTTTTTTGGAATGTAATTGCAGCCAAATCAGTATTGTTAACTGTTTCAGCAGTTATACTTGGTACTTTGCTTGTCACTGTACCCACTTTTCAATTCTACTCTAGAGCAATCATCGCTACATTTCCAATGCTACTAGGCTCGGTATTTACATTTATGTGGTTTTTTCAAGGAATAGGTAAAATACGTTTATTTTCTATTATAAACACAATATCTAAGGTTACCCTTCTGCCACTCATATTTATTTTCGTGAAGAGTCCTAATGACTATGTACTAGCAGCATTTCTTCAAGCTGCAGTATTTCTGTTTACTGCAATTATTTCTAATGTATATATAATATACAAACGACTTATAAATTGGGTGCCACCAATATGGACTGGGATACAAAGTGAGCTACATACTAGTTTTCCTCTATTTCTCTCATCGGCTTCAACAAGCATATATACACAACTAATCGTTGTTGTACTCGGCTTCTATTGTACAACTGATATCATTGGCAAATACTCTTCTGCAGAGCGTATCATGCGAGCAGTGTGCTTTCTTGTTTACACCCCACTCAACCAGGTATTCTTTCCAAAGATCAGTTCTGTATCTGCAAAGAATTGCAGTGAGGCACGCCGCTTATTTGGACAAGTACGCATACTTGTATTAATGGTCATGGCAATTGTAGGAGTAGCAATCTGGACTAGTAGTATTTGGCTACCATCAGTACTTGGTGAAGACTACTCCGGTCTTGATATCTATTTGAAAATTTTCGCACTTACTCCATTTGCTATTGGAGTTGGAGGTGTTTATGGGCAAATGGGGCTAATAGCTCTAGGGAACGAGCACACTAGCCATCGTTTTCGTGATGTATATTTCATAGCAGCGATTGCATCAATTTGCATGATGTTAATTTTCATACCTTCCCTTCAAGCCGTTGGCGCTAGTATTGTTGTAACAACAACAGAAGTTGCCGTGGCTATCTTAATGATATATAACTATAAAAAATATATGAAATAA
- a CDS encoding O-antigen polymerase codes for MLIVTFLLAILIVGIGYYISHDIFSPYVAVPGVWAIAILIYYFLPNTFYPIKNNFPFILTVWIVGFVVASIACDYIAPPASKISKEIQPNQNILLVYSIITCISIPIVCAVIIKQAFMEDPENIFRYMRMMSTGQDENIEMPKLGILLYFVSLSFVMIFFSLLYFKSKTMKIIIILLNLLLATVTMAKTSFLGVMFSSLYLCFQQGKIKVKHLIIGLIIFIGFSFVLQSVRAVGEDMEATNFLALYLSSSMVAFDYYAVPCSSPIIGMHTFRIIYAIGHAIGLTEAPTDTILEFVSIPDITNTYTNMYPFYEDFGTPGVFLFSIIYGIFYGYLYKKSRTGGKLELILYAIFLTFVLMEFIGEFIFTNFSITIQYVFFASLPFLFSKQKGNLA; via the coding sequence ATGTTGATTGTAACTTTTCTTTTAGCAATTTTAATAGTAGGCATAGGCTATTATATATCGCATGATATATTTTCGCCATACGTAGCAGTACCAGGTGTATGGGCTATTGCTATACTTATATACTATTTCCTACCAAATACATTTTATCCTATCAAGAATAATTTTCCATTCATTCTTACAGTATGGATTGTAGGATTTGTTGTTGCATCTATCGCATGTGATTATATAGCACCACCAGCCTCAAAAATTTCAAAAGAAATACAGCCGAACCAGAATATTTTATTGGTCTATTCTATCATAACATGTATTTCTATTCCCATAGTTTGTGCAGTAATTATAAAACAAGCATTTATGGAAGATCCAGAAAATATATTTCGATACATGAGAATGATGAGCACTGGTCAAGATGAAAATATAGAGATGCCAAAACTTGGCATATTACTCTATTTTGTATCACTTTCCTTTGTTATGATATTTTTTTCTTTGCTTTATTTCAAAAGTAAAACAATGAAAATCATCATAATTCTACTGAATCTTTTATTGGCAACAGTAACTATGGCAAAAACTTCCTTCTTGGGTGTAATGTTCTCATCGTTATACCTTTGTTTTCAACAAGGAAAAATCAAAGTTAAGCATTTGATTATAGGATTGATAATTTTTATTGGATTTAGTTTCGTATTACAATCTGTGCGTGCCGTTGGAGAAGACATGGAAGCTACTAATTTCCTTGCACTTTATTTATCCAGCAGTATGGTTGCATTCGACTATTATGCAGTTCCATGCTCTTCCCCTATAATAGGCATGCATACATTCCGAATTATCTATGCAATAGGCCATGCTATCGGACTTACAGAAGCTCCAACAGACACGATACTTGAATTTGTATCAATACCAGATATTACCAATACATATACAAATATGTATCCCTTTTATGAAGATTTTGGTACTCCTGGAGTATTTCTATTTTCAATAATATATGGCATCTTTTATGGGTACTTATACAAAAAAAGTAGAACTGGAGGAAAACTAGAATTGATACTCTACGCGATTTTTTTAACATTTGTATTGATGGAATTTATCGGAGAATTTATATTTACAAATTTTTCCATTACGATACAGTATGTATTCTTTGCTTCTTTACCTTTTCTTTTCAGCAAGCAAAAAGGTAATTTGGCTTGA
- a CDS encoding glycosyltransferase, with translation MNNIDILMATYNGASYIRTQIQSLQAQTLTDWKLYIHDDGSSDDTMSILKEMKAMDSRINIIEDGIRFHESGLNFMHLLKFSKAPFCIFCDQDDIWLENKLELMLRFIEAKDNTIPQAVYSNSYVYIPETSDISGYATLCFPKKLKDALFLNSGIQGCALMFNAALRDICKNAPDIVAMHDHVLTVCAAALGELSYLNKRLMLYRRHQSTVTGPTAKKLSDRYNSFFDMDKTVMSHKHYQALKSLYQKYETYISDDNKKIFSDYFRFEKECRIRRFFHVLAKGYKLYGRTSILAIKVLLRKFV, from the coding sequence ATGAACAACATTGATATTTTGATGGCAACATACAATGGAGCATCTTACATAAGAACTCAAATTCAGTCGTTACAAGCCCAAACTTTGACCGATTGGAAATTATATATTCATGACGATGGTTCTTCTGATGACACCATGAGCATCTTAAAAGAAATGAAAGCAATGGACAGTAGAATCAATATAATTGAGGACGGGATAAGATTTCATGAAAGTGGGCTCAATTTCATGCACCTTCTAAAATTTTCAAAAGCTCCATTCTGTATTTTCTGCGACCAAGATGACATCTGGCTAGAGAACAAACTAGAACTGATGCTTAGATTCATTGAAGCAAAAGATAATACAATACCACAGGCTGTATATTCTAATTCTTATGTATATATACCGGAAACATCTGATATTAGCGGCTATGCTACTCTTTGCTTTCCCAAAAAACTAAAAGATGCATTGTTTCTAAACAGTGGCATACAGGGTTGTGCTCTAATGTTTAACGCAGCTCTGCGAGACATTTGTAAAAATGCACCAGACATAGTAGCAATGCATGATCATGTATTGACAGTTTGTGCTGCTGCCCTAGGAGAATTATCTTATCTCAACAAGAGGCTGATGCTATATCGTAGACACCAATCTACTGTTACTGGACCTACTGCTAAGAAACTGTCAGATAGATACAATTCATTCTTTGATATGGACAAAACAGTTATGTCTCACAAACACTATCAGGCATTAAAAAGTTTGTATCAAAAGTATGAAACGTATATTTCTGATGACAACAAGAAAATATTTTCCGACTATTTCCGTTTTGAAAAAGAATGCCGTATACGAAGATTCTTTCATGTACTTGCAAAAGGCTATAAATTATATGGACGAACTTCTATATTGGCAATAAAAGTTTTATTAAGAAAATTTGTATGA
- a CDS encoding glycosyltransferase family 2 protein, whose protein sequence is MKISIFTPTYNRAYTLGALYESLRKQTCQDFEWIIVDDGSTDNTEELCHRFNSDLFPIHYFKTQNHGKHVAINFGIQKALGEWFFIVDSDDQLPEHSIENIIKESKKISDNKDIAVLCGMRFYKNGERVGGNLNFKEIDCSALDFRYKYHIKGDAAEAIRTTVIKKYPFPEFDDERFCPEALLFNRIARKYKTHYFNKNVYLCEYLTDGLSAKITKIRMNSWKGTCLCYSELANSSVPFKIKLRSWLNFWRFHACHKSEEVYDNLFKIPRWSKIIKPFGYIIHIMDLKIIK, encoded by the coding sequence ATGAAAATATCAATATTTACACCAACATATAATCGCGCCTATACCTTAGGTGCGCTGTATGAAAGCCTGCGAAAGCAGACTTGTCAAGATTTTGAATGGATTATTGTTGATGATGGCTCTACGGACAATACAGAGGAACTATGCCATAGATTTAATTCTGATTTGTTTCCCATTCACTATTTTAAAACTCAAAACCATGGCAAACATGTTGCCATAAACTTTGGGATACAAAAAGCTCTTGGGGAATGGTTCTTCATTGTTGACAGCGATGACCAGTTACCAGAACACAGTATAGAAAATATCATAAAAGAATCAAAAAAAATTAGTGACAACAAAGATATTGCTGTACTCTGTGGCATGAGATTTTACAAAAATGGAGAACGAGTTGGAGGCAATTTAAATTTCAAAGAAATCGATTGTTCTGCTCTTGATTTTAGATATAAATATCATATTAAAGGCGATGCTGCAGAAGCTATACGTACAACCGTTATTAAGAAATATCCATTTCCTGAATTTGATGATGAGCGATTTTGCCCAGAAGCATTACTGTTTAATCGTATAGCTAGAAAATACAAGACACATTATTTTAATAAAAATGTATACTTGTGTGAATACTTGACTGATGGCCTCTCCGCAAAAATCACCAAGATTAGAATGAATAGTTGGAAAGGAACTTGCTTGTGTTATTCTGAACTTGCAAATAGTTCTGTACCCTTTAAGATCAAGTTGCGTTCATGGCTCAACTTTTGGCGTTTTCATGCCTGTCATAAGTCAGAAGAAGTATATGACAATTTGTTCAAAATACCTCGATGGTCAAAAATCATCAAACCTTTCGGATATATTATTCATATAATGGACTTAAAAATCATCAAATAA
- a CDS encoding glycosyltransferase — MNIIHIINTLEIGGAERLLVETLPEIKQMKHDVKVILLYSSNSNFEKKLKQNGIEVIALNHKHEAYNICLIAKLHQLIKDADVVHSHLFPSQYWAALAHCGIKKGILVTTEHSTSNTRAKYWLTTQIDKCIYCLYDGIICISEATADFMRKRTPHKVTIKVIENGVRLPSVSSQKDLNIHRKDIVSELSDTNFVILQVARFSTQKNQDCLIRALKLLPDNIHILFAGYGKREEVCRQLAEKEGVSERTHFLGMREDIAQLWSIADLGVMSSHWEGFGLAAVEGMAYAKPVIASNVPGLAEVVGNKQLLFSPNDEHELAVKILQFYNDKKMLKDIGIKCQKQASKFDIKNMAAQYVDFYKQLLKQKKDKQ, encoded by the coding sequence ATGAATATTATTCATATAATAAACACTCTTGAAATAGGAGGAGCAGAGAGACTATTAGTAGAAACTTTGCCAGAAATCAAACAAATGAAACATGACGTAAAAGTTATCCTACTATATTCGTCAAACAGCAATTTTGAAAAGAAGCTGAAACAAAATGGGATTGAAGTGATTGCTCTCAACCATAAACATGAAGCGTATAATATTTGCCTCATAGCCAAACTCCACCAACTAATAAAAGATGCAGATGTTGTACACTCCCATTTGTTTCCATCACAATACTGGGCTGCACTAGCTCATTGTGGCATCAAAAAAGGAATACTAGTAACTACAGAGCACAGTACATCAAATACACGTGCGAAGTATTGGCTAACTACACAAATTGACAAATGTATATATTGCTTGTATGATGGCATTATCTGTATTTCGGAAGCAACAGCTGATTTTATGCGCAAACGTACACCCCATAAAGTCACTATCAAGGTCATTGAAAATGGCGTTCGATTACCATCTGTCAGCAGTCAAAAAGACTTGAATATTCATCGCAAAGACATTGTTAGCGAATTGTCAGATACCAACTTCGTAATATTACAAGTTGCACGTTTCTCTACGCAAAAGAATCAAGACTGCTTAATTCGCGCCCTGAAATTACTACCAGACAATATTCATATACTATTTGCCGGATATGGGAAACGTGAAGAAGTCTGTCGCCAATTAGCTGAGAAAGAAGGTGTATCTGAACGAACTCATTTTTTAGGTATGCGAGAAGATATTGCACAACTATGGAGTATAGCAGACTTAGGTGTAATGTCATCACACTGGGAAGGTTTTGGCTTGGCTGCAGTGGAAGGTATGGCATACGCCAAACCTGTCATTGCATCAAATGTTCCTGGACTTGCCGAAGTTGTTGGTAACAAACAACTATTATTTTCTCCAAACGACGAGCATGAGCTTGCCGTAAAAATATTGCAGTTTTATAACGATAAGAAAATGCTCAAAGATATTGGAATAAAATGCCAAAAACAGGCTAGTAAATTTGACATCAAGAACATGGCGGCTCAATATGTAGATTTCTACAAACAGTTGCTAAAACAAAAGAAAGATAAACAATAA
- a CDS encoding glycosyltransferase family 4 protein: MKIIFCDNTLWGLVNFRGEVIKHLKSEGHEVVLVAPEKEDKQMRTTIPDGVHYIPIKMERTSLNPIKDIKYFRTMLHIFRKEKPDYIFTYTIKPNIYGSIAARLAGCRSTAMMAGLGYIFINNSIVLRAARVFYQFGLSFAEHIIVLNDYNRRLIEQKHLCTPKKIVFLEGGEGINIDNYKKYNNASNDTTFLFIGRILWDKGYDEFTKAARKVKVLYPNVNFELLGSLDSKYPKSVPEERLRKDEEDGIVKYIGFTHDMDKVFQRKGIVITVPSYSEGMNRALMEACASGKPIITSDIPGCREAVIEGKNGFLVPARNADALAEAMLRFLQLSPQEKQDFSDESRKKAENLFDVQRVIAKYTKIIHQNEALMTNK; encoded by the coding sequence ATGAAAATTATATTTTGCGATAATACCTTATGGGGATTGGTAAATTTTCGAGGCGAAGTTATAAAACATCTCAAAAGCGAAGGACATGAAGTTGTACTTGTTGCTCCAGAAAAAGAAGACAAACAAATGAGAACTACCATTCCAGATGGTGTGCATTACATTCCAATCAAAATGGAGCGCACTTCTCTGAACCCAATAAAGGACATAAAATACTTTCGTACGATGCTTCATATTTTCCGCAAAGAAAAACCAGATTACATTTTTACATACACCATCAAGCCAAACATATATGGATCAATTGCCGCAAGACTAGCTGGATGTCGCTCTACTGCTATGATGGCTGGGTTAGGATATATTTTCATAAATAACAGTATCGTCCTACGTGCAGCAAGAGTTTTCTATCAATTTGGACTTTCATTTGCAGAACATATAATAGTGCTCAATGACTATAATCGCCGGCTAATTGAACAAAAGCATTTATGTACCCCTAAAAAAATTGTTTTTTTAGAAGGCGGTGAAGGCATCAACATAGACAACTATAAGAAATATAACAATGCCTCTAATGATACAACATTTTTGTTTATCGGCAGAATTTTGTGGGATAAGGGTTATGATGAGTTTACGAAAGCAGCCCGCAAGGTAAAAGTTTTATATCCTAATGTGAACTTTGAGTTATTAGGCTCTCTTGACTCCAAATATCCGAAAAGCGTACCTGAAGAGCGCCTTCGTAAAGACGAAGAAGATGGAATAGTAAAATATATCGGTTTCACACACGATATGGACAAGGTGTTTCAACGAAAAGGCATTGTTATTACTGTGCCGTCATATAGCGAAGGTATGAATCGTGCCCTAATGGAAGCGTGCGCATCAGGCAAGCCTATTATTACTTCAGATATACCAGGCTGTCGTGAAGCTGTGATTGAAGGCAAAAATGGCTTTCTTGTACCTGCCCGCAATGCTGATGCATTAGCGGAAGCCATGCTAAGATTTCTACAACTCTCTCCACAAGAAAAACAGGACTTTTCAGATGAGAGCCGTAAAAAAGCCGAAAACCTATTTGATGTCCAAAGAGTAATAGCTAAATATACAAAGATTATTCATCAGAATGAAGCCCTCATGACAAATAAATAG
- a CDS encoding ATP-binding protein, translating to MTQLNRKLPLGIQDFEEMRRDHYIYADKTDMVWKLANGTKYNYLSRPRRFGKSLLCSTLKCYFEGRKELFEGLKIMELESEWVKRPVIYFSMSLGGSSAQTLTEYLNNVLASYEKIYGRNPDEQSLGNRLNGIIQRAYEQAGVQIAIIVDEYDVPLQHTYETNHHDACCEIYRNFFTGLKDYGYCIKCVFITGITKFTQISLFSMLNTLTNVSFRNEYATICGLTKDEIQFYFSEQLSELADNYAITKSALMDTMSSIYDGYHFSRSLVGVYNPFSVCNALANLRLNSYWIASGSNEMLLKVLRKFINEIPELDNCLIDSDYLEMSDVNMNDPKLFLYQSGYLTIKKVVGSSYMLGYPNREVRNAMFGMILPIMLHKESSQVSNAIKNIVK from the coding sequence ATGACGCAACTGAATAGAAAATTGCCTTTAGGCATACAGGATTTTGAAGAGATGCGTAGAGATCATTATATCTATGCTGATAAGACTGATATGGTTTGGAAACTGGCTAATGGTACTAAATACAATTACCTGAGCCGTCCACGCCGTTTCGGTAAGTCTCTTTTGTGCTCTACCCTTAAATGTTATTTTGAGGGTAGAAAGGAACTCTTTGAAGGTCTCAAAATTATGGAACTTGAATCGGAGTGGGTAAAACGTCCTGTAATCTATTTCAGTATGAGTTTGGGTGGTTCTTCTGCACAGACGCTTACAGAATATTTGAACAATGTATTGGCTTCATACGAGAAGATATATGGCAGAAATCCGGATGAGCAGTCTTTAGGTAATCGTTTAAATGGTATTATCCAAAGAGCATACGAACAGGCGGGAGTACAGATAGCTATTATAGTAGATGAGTATGATGTTCCTTTGCAGCATACCTATGAAACCAATCATCATGATGCATGCTGTGAGATATATCGTAACTTCTTTACAGGGTTAAAAGACTATGGTTACTGCATCAAGTGCGTCTTTATTACTGGCATTACTAAGTTTACTCAGATAAGTTTGTTTAGTATGCTTAATACATTAACTAATGTCAGTTTTAGGAATGAGTATGCAACAATATGTGGTTTGACTAAAGATGAAATCCAGTTCTATTTTTCAGAACAGCTATCTGAATTGGCAGATAACTATGCTATCACGAAGAGTGCCCTTATGGATACAATGAGTTCTATCTATGATGGCTATCATTTCTCTCGTAGTCTCGTCGGTGTTTACAATCCTTTTAGTGTATGTAATGCCTTGGCTAATCTGCGCCTAAATTCTTATTGGATAGCTTCTGGTTCCAACGAAATGTTGCTCAAGGTCTTGCGTAAATTCATCAACGAGATTCCTGAGCTGGACAATTGTTTGATTGATTCTGATTATTTGGAAATGAGTGATGTCAATATGAATGATCCAAAACTCTTCCTTTATCAGTCCGGTTATCTTACAATCAAAAAGGTAGTAGGTAGCAGTTATATGTTAGGTTATCCTAACCGAGAAGTACGAAATGCGATGTTTGGTATGATTCTTCCGATAATGTTGCATAAGGAGTCTTCGCAAGTAAGCAATGCTATTAAGAATATAGTGAAGTAA
- a CDS encoding MraY family glycosyltransferase translates to MLTEILPIIGAFILSMTCGVFFIPSVLKFCKKKKLYDIPTLRKVHSAPIPRLGGIAFIPSMMISAVAVLLIIATNNIQDKISLSMWSVGFILSLSIIYSVGIIDDLIGLNAKVKFAAQILAASIMPICGLQINDLYGLFGIYKIPSSIGISLTIFTFVFIDNALNLIDGIDGLATSLSIIALLGFFYCFIPYDLIAYEVMIAGLLGVLVVYLYFNMYGKVEKGTKIFMGDSGSLTLGFFLAFLFVKAIAVNPNIMPMSPKRVLIAYSLLIIPTFDVVRVVLHRIRNRKPIFDADKSHIHHKILAMGYNQHYTLFFIILLTLTFVGTNVILGNMNIGLTGILLIDIALYTMLHIGINQKIKLKKKVEK, encoded by the coding sequence ATGTTAACAGAAATATTACCAATCATAGGAGCATTCATACTGAGCATGACATGTGGTGTATTTTTCATTCCATCAGTGCTGAAATTCTGCAAGAAAAAAAAGTTGTATGATATTCCAACCCTAAGAAAAGTGCATAGCGCACCTATACCACGATTGGGTGGCATTGCATTCATACCAAGCATGATGATTTCTGCTGTGGCTGTATTGCTTATCATAGCTACAAATAATATTCAAGACAAAATCTCTCTCAGTATGTGGAGCGTAGGTTTTATCTTGAGCCTGTCGATTATCTACTCTGTAGGAATCATTGACGATTTAATCGGTCTTAATGCTAAAGTGAAATTTGCCGCTCAAATTCTCGCTGCCAGCATCATGCCTATATGTGGGCTCCAGATTAACGACCTCTATGGTTTGTTTGGTATTTACAAGATACCTTCGAGTATTGGTATTTCTCTCACAATCTTTACATTTGTGTTCATAGATAATGCACTCAATCTGATAGACGGCATTGATGGTTTGGCAACAAGTCTTTCCATCATAGCTCTGCTGGGTTTCTTTTATTGCTTCATACCATACGATTTGATTGCTTATGAAGTAATGATTGCAGGATTGTTAGGCGTTCTGGTTGTATATCTGTATTTTAACATGTATGGGAAAGTAGAAAAAGGAACCAAGATATTCATGGGCGATTCGGGCAGCTTAACGTTGGGATTCTTCTTGGCATTCCTATTTGTCAAAGCAATTGCCGTAAATCCCAATATTATGCCAATGTCTCCAAAACGCGTTCTGATAGCATATAGTCTGCTCATCATACCTACTTTTGATGTCGTACGAGTAGTGTTACATCGCATCAGAAACAGAAAACCAATCTTTGATGCAGACAAAAGCCACATACATCACAAGATATTGGCTATGGGATATAACCAACACTATACGTTATTCTTTATCATCCTACTAACCCTAACTTTCGTTGGCACCAACGTAATACTTGGCAATATGAATATAGGATTAACAGGTATCTTACTTATCGATATAGCCCTCTATACGATGCTACACATCGGTATCAATCAAAAAATCAAACTAAAGAAAAAAGTAGAGAAATGA
- a CDS encoding sugar transferase, which translates to MTIQNKTETKNRNNRMERFVKRSTDILVSVPCLVLFSPLFVIISLAIKWEDGLPIIYKQERIGLHGKPFNIYKFRSMKADAEKDGPNLLEIEGDTRLTRVGKFIRTHHLDELPQLWNILKGDMSLVGPRPERKYYIDQIIKHDPRYTYLYQIRPGATSYATLYNGYTDTMPKMLRRLSLDLYYLEHRSWWFDAKILFKTMMNILFGKIF; encoded by the coding sequence ATGACCATACAAAACAAAACAGAAACCAAGAATAGAAACAACAGAATGGAGCGTTTCGTAAAACGTTCTACAGATATTCTTGTTTCTGTACCTTGTCTCGTTCTATTCTCTCCCCTATTTGTCATTATCTCCTTAGCTATCAAATGGGAAGACGGATTACCAATCATCTACAAGCAAGAACGTATAGGTTTGCACGGGAAACCTTTCAACATCTATAAGTTCAGATCTATGAAGGCTGATGCAGAAAAAGATGGTCCAAATCTACTAGAGATTGAAGGCGACACGCGACTCACACGTGTAGGAAAATTCATAAGAACACACCATTTAGATGAACTTCCACAGTTATGGAATATTCTAAAGGGAGACATGTCGTTGGTCGGTCCCCGCCCGGAACGGAAATACTATATCGACCAAATCATCAAGCATGACCCTCGATATACTTATCTGTATCAGATCCGACCGGGTGCTACTTCTTATGCCACCCTGTATAACGGATATACGGATACGATGCCGAAGATGTTGAGAAGACTGAGTCTTGACCTCTACTACCTGGAACACAGATCCTGGTGGTTTGATGCAAAGATTCTGTTCAAAACTATGATGAACATCCTGTTTGGCAAAATATTCTAA